The following are from one region of the Desulfitobacterium chlororespirans DSM 11544 genome:
- a CDS encoding formylmethanofuran dehydrogenase subunit E family protein — MCVEKTPWELVIDFHGHTCPDIALGYRIAQLAQREMGMRPAPDSECLVKAYTQSCALDAIQVLNKATIGRHALIIEETHRYMYQFHFTGTQDIHQFTVFPAVLDHLETLRNPDLSPRERQNKVLEGVQYVLTIEESAFCHYDKVPGQLSKIV; from the coding sequence ATGTGCGTAGAAAAAACCCCTTGGGAACTTGTCATAGACTTTCATGGGCATACTTGTCCAGATATAGCTCTTGGTTATCGGATCGCCCAGTTGGCGCAAAGGGAGATGGGAATGCGCCCCGCTCCTGACTCGGAATGCCTTGTCAAAGCCTATACCCAGTCCTGTGCCTTGGATGCCATACAGGTCTTGAATAAAGCCACCATTGGACGGCATGCTCTGATCATCGAGGAGACTCACCGTTATATGTATCAATTCCATTTTACAGGCACCCAGGACATTCATCAATTTACTGTTTTTCCAGCTGTTCTTGACCATCTGGAGACATTGCGGAATCCTGATTTAAGCCCCCGTGAAAGACAGAATAAGGTCTTGGAAGGGGTACAATACGTGCTTACCATAGAGGAATCAGCTTTTTGCCATTATGACAAAGTCCCGGGGCAACTCAGTAAAATTGTTTAA
- a CDS encoding TIGR04086 family membrane protein produces MPKSFHFGLVFKGIALAAGIALLISLILGLVLTLTPLQESSLVYNIILGTSVFLAAAITTYRAGMKGLFYGIGIGAGFILLLLLLFTVLSPDTPSWLNFGEKSIIILAAGAAGGIIGVVARG; encoded by the coding sequence ATGCCCAAATCCTTTCACTTCGGGTTAGTTTTCAAAGGCATTGCGCTTGCAGCCGGGATTGCCCTGTTGATTTCCTTAATTCTTGGTTTAGTACTCACCTTAACCCCGCTTCAAGAATCGTCCCTGGTCTATAACATCATTCTGGGCACGAGCGTGTTTTTGGCAGCGGCCATCACAACCTATCGTGCCGGTATGAAGGGATTGTTTTACGGCATTGGTATCGGAGCCGGCTTTATACTGCTGTTGCTCCTCTTATTCACTGTCTTAAGTCCTGACACACCCTCCTGGCTGAATTTTGGTGAGAAGTCCATCATCATCCTGGCAGCCGGCGCAGCAGGCGGAATCATCGGAGTGGTAGCCCGGGGATAG
- a CDS encoding IclR family transcriptional regulator encodes MALRDKTNQRFKEFFEKQSKRNDGKEFEISFSEIQRETGAASSTMKRAIEALTEEGWLGVKPGRNTRYGLFKLLQVEAETAEALPGAPEPSAPMYESTRDFSPAPASDSGSGFSALASESRIQELEHLIDGLRRRLRAQEMTIALLQDRMAEIEDKLYKR; translated from the coding sequence TTGGCCTTAAGAGACAAAACCAACCAAAGATTTAAGGAGTTTTTTGAAAAACAGTCCAAAAGAAATGATGGAAAAGAATTTGAAATCTCCTTTTCGGAAATTCAACGGGAGACCGGAGCGGCGAGCAGCACCATGAAACGGGCCATTGAGGCTTTAACTGAGGAAGGCTGGCTTGGGGTAAAACCAGGTCGCAATACTCGCTATGGACTGTTCAAGCTATTGCAAGTGGAAGCTGAAACGGCTGAGGCATTACCTGGAGCACCAGAACCCTCCGCACCAATGTATGAGTCTACCCGGGATTTCTCTCCTGCTCCAGCCAGCGATTCGGGCAGTGGTTTTTCTGCCCTGGCGAGTGAGTCAAGAATACAGGAACTGGAACATCTTATCGATGGTCTGCGCCGTAGATTAAGAGCGCAGGAAATGACGATCGCACTGCTTCAGGATCGTATGGCAGAAATTGAAGACAAGCTGTATAAAAGATAA
- a CDS encoding histidine phosphatase family protein — protein sequence MVKLIFTRHGETLWNIEGRVQGAMDSPLTEKGILQARKVGQRLRKEGITRIYSSDLPRAHATADEIRKAVGIEEILLDPALRELSFGEWEGRNWWDLRQRYPELFTLWDTGPHQVQIPGAESMWEVSERAWQFVQELPRLHDGETLCVVTHGMTLQLIVKKALGIPVEQWNDVPWQHNTAVNIFEFYEDGRIHPILLADHTHLDDDIKSASGFTSKK from the coding sequence ATGGTCAAACTAATCTTTACCCGACATGGCGAAACCCTTTGGAATATTGAAGGGCGCGTGCAAGGAGCAATGGATTCTCCGCTTACAGAAAAGGGGATTCTCCAGGCTCGCAAGGTGGGGCAGCGTTTGCGCAAAGAAGGGATCACCCGTATTTATTCCAGCGACTTACCACGTGCCCATGCCACGGCCGATGAAATACGGAAGGCTGTTGGCATAGAAGAAATTCTCCTCGATCCGGCCTTGCGGGAATTATCTTTTGGAGAATGGGAAGGCAGGAATTGGTGGGATTTACGGCAGCGTTATCCAGAGCTCTTTACCCTGTGGGACACCGGACCCCATCAGGTACAGATTCCTGGAGCAGAGAGCATGTGGGAGGTCAGTGAACGGGCTTGGCAGTTTGTTCAGGAGCTGCCCCGGCTTCATGACGGTGAAACTCTCTGTGTCGTCACCCATGGGATGACCCTGCAGCTCATTGTTAAGAAAGCTCTGGGGATTCCGGTGGAGCAATGGAACGATGTTCCCTGGCAACATAATACGGCTGTGAATATTTTTGAGTTTTATGAAGACGGCCGTATCCATCCCATTTTGCTTGCCGATCACACCCATTTGGATGATGATATTAAGTCGGCCAGCGGTTTTACCTCAAAAAAATAG
- a CDS encoding phospholipase D-like domain-containing protein — protein sequence MRKRFLPLILILCLFLTGCSLDIKSLFVKDEEVPLSNLSAEALYFDGKTAREKTKELITSAQKSIYVEQKIFSDPELKALIIQKAASGIEIRILLDQFETPNKTTLNEFKSNNISVQYYPAQKGQTNEAKFLIVDLREAMVYSFPWTEKGFNSHNLAVHLSERSAWKLASTVFNRDWIFTTTLSLDIPKTTELTEDNISVLANTNIKQKLLDQIQKSTTNIWIIVSHVTDSDILQALIDAAAKGVDIKLIVDSGIMPKSYQNDIESLQAAGVQIRYYDSSAHPPLEINLGIFDRQTFTLSSSGWGYKAFVMNHEVAIAAPSPAASQELIVKFDQDWLNSSPTPPGQEPG from the coding sequence ATGAGGAAACGGTTTCTCCCGCTTATTCTAATTCTTTGCCTTTTCCTTACAGGATGCTCATTAGATATAAAGAGCCTGTTTGTAAAAGATGAAGAGGTCCCCCTATCCAACCTTTCTGCTGAAGCCCTGTATTTTGACGGTAAGACCGCACGGGAAAAAACTAAAGAGCTGATCACCTCAGCCCAAAAATCCATCTATGTAGAGCAAAAGATCTTTTCCGATCCGGAACTCAAGGCCTTGATCATCCAAAAAGCTGCCAGCGGTATCGAAATAAGAATATTGCTTGACCAGTTTGAAACTCCCAATAAAACCACTCTCAATGAATTTAAAAGCAACAATATCTCCGTACAGTATTACCCTGCTCAAAAAGGACAGACCAATGAAGCTAAATTCCTGATCGTGGATTTAAGAGAGGCTATGGTCTATTCTTTCCCATGGACTGAGAAAGGATTTAATTCTCATAATCTAGCCGTTCATTTATCTGAGCGTTCCGCCTGGAAACTGGCCAGCACCGTATTTAATCGGGATTGGATTTTTACAACAACCCTATCCTTGGATATCCCCAAAACCACTGAATTAACTGAAGATAATATCTCCGTTCTAGCCAATACCAATATAAAACAGAAACTTCTTGACCAAATTCAAAAGAGCACTACGAATATTTGGATCATTGTTTCCCATGTGACCGATTCAGATATTCTCCAAGCCTTGATCGATGCCGCGGCCAAAGGAGTGGACATTAAACTCATCGTGGACTCCGGTATTATGCCGAAGAGTTACCAGAATGATATCGAAAGTCTCCAAGCTGCCGGTGTTCAGATTCGGTATTATGATTCGTCCGCCCATCCTCCCCTTGAGATTAATTTAGGGATTTTCGATCGCCAGACGTTTACCTTAAGTAGTTCCGGATGGGGGTATAAGGCCTTTGTGATGAATCATGAAGTCGCCATTGCGGCTCCCTCTCCCGCGGCCAGCCAAGAGCTCATCGTGAAATTTGACCAGGACTGGTTGAATAGCTCACCCACGCCTCCCGGGCAGGAGCCGGGCTGA
- a CDS encoding M28 family metallopeptidase, whose protein sequence is MRKNKHGFLLVVIILFVFCSLNLPQPLTPMAYNSAPASGKVSKDFSADKAYEHILHLSEKIGPRPAGSPNETKAAQYLYYMLEQYGWKVREQPFSKIVGNANPLQPEHKIQVINSQNIIAELPGASPETILLGAHYDSADVSTPGAIDNASGVGVLLEIARILGQEKHQKSYQIVFFGAEENGLVGSQYFTAQSDLSAIQWMLNLDMVGTPLEIDIAGKTSAPPELVDKVVTLARQEQIPFHISRDFAVMTREGSQGGASDFSPFLDQSIPALGLGIAGRAEGYYHRPEDRIERVTLQSLDTMGKFIPKLIESVEVTGSGQKTWDSYYLPFQLGSFVVIIPTLGLRILFILTIFFTVFSVSRSFREQEPFMQGHLKEYVLVGVGIPVAAFLVSFLSGAGEELWQLLKGRIYLWQAYPGVFLTLRVILVVCALLLALRLLRSLPRPKGGKLYWLIGVLVLTLLTIILALYRIDLAFPFLFWLLCFNLFLYYPSIILLFMGPYFIYKTHWELLNSQQWSSFYETIHHYPIVFIVLYGLLFIPVILGALYILETGKRPWEQMLKRLLIPALLVSVGCVLGTGLIPNYSRANPQPITVQKVWTESEGVILRVSSTDTLPKNLLKELDSQETKVGEDKKVLELPIPSEKAPLQANVSVTDTGERLLNFKMAMKYGRDPYLVRIKLESKKPFKIQEMDDFVPIAKLPKKIALEGKERDGSYALLLERTPPHQGTIQWKIAAEGIVKCSIEVVFADQTPRYSINLPHISPDYKEVYQDVFEF, encoded by the coding sequence ATGAGAAAAAATAAACACGGGTTTCTCTTAGTGGTCATAATCCTGTTTGTGTTTTGTTCACTAAATTTACCTCAGCCGCTGACGCCTATGGCTTACAATAGCGCCCCAGCCTCGGGGAAGGTGTCCAAAGACTTCTCAGCAGATAAAGCTTATGAGCATATTCTGCATTTATCGGAAAAGATCGGTCCCCGGCCGGCCGGAAGTCCAAATGAAACTAAAGCGGCTCAATATCTGTACTATATGCTGGAACAATATGGATGGAAGGTGCGGGAGCAGCCCTTCAGCAAGATTGTGGGTAATGCCAATCCTCTTCAGCCCGAGCATAAAATTCAAGTGATCAACAGTCAGAACATTATCGCCGAATTGCCAGGGGCCTCACCGGAAACCATTCTCCTGGGGGCTCATTATGACAGCGCCGATGTTTCAACTCCAGGGGCGATTGATAACGCTTCCGGGGTGGGCGTGCTGTTGGAAATAGCGCGTATCTTAGGCCAGGAAAAGCATCAGAAGAGCTACCAAATCGTATTTTTTGGAGCAGAAGAAAATGGTTTGGTAGGTTCACAGTATTTTACTGCTCAAAGCGATTTGTCGGCGATCCAGTGGATGTTGAATTTGGACATGGTGGGCACTCCCCTGGAGATTGATATCGCCGGAAAGACATCAGCACCCCCGGAATTGGTGGATAAGGTCGTAACGCTCGCCCGTCAGGAACAAATTCCTTTTCATATCAGCCGAGATTTTGCAGTGATGACCAGGGAAGGTTCACAAGGAGGGGCCAGCGACTTCAGCCCTTTCCTGGATCAAAGCATACCTGCTCTTGGTCTGGGCATTGCCGGCCGCGCGGAGGGGTACTATCATCGGCCTGAGGATCGGATTGAGCGGGTCACTTTACAAAGCCTGGATACTATGGGCAAGTTCATTCCTAAGCTTATCGAGTCTGTGGAAGTGACGGGGAGCGGTCAGAAAACCTGGGATTCCTATTATTTGCCGTTCCAGCTGGGATCCTTCGTCGTGATCATACCGACTTTAGGGCTGAGGATACTTTTTATCCTTACCATTTTCTTTACCGTATTCTCTGTTTCCCGAAGTTTCCGTGAACAAGAACCTTTCATGCAAGGACATCTCAAGGAGTATGTGCTGGTCGGCGTAGGTATTCCCGTTGCCGCTTTTCTAGTGAGTTTCTTAAGTGGTGCCGGCGAAGAGTTATGGCAGCTGCTCAAAGGCAGGATCTATCTATGGCAGGCCTATCCCGGAGTATTTTTAACCCTGAGGGTTATCTTGGTAGTATGTGCACTGCTGCTCGCTTTGAGGCTGTTAAGAAGCTTACCCCGACCTAAAGGAGGCAAACTCTATTGGTTGATTGGTGTCTTGGTCTTAACTCTTCTCACGATTATTTTAGCACTTTATCGAATTGATTTAGCCTTCCCCTTTCTTTTCTGGCTGCTTTGTTTTAATCTATTCCTTTATTATCCAAGCATCATTTTATTGTTTATGGGGCCTTATTTTATCTATAAGACCCATTGGGAGCTCTTAAATTCTCAACAATGGTCCAGCTTTTATGAAACCATTCATCATTACCCAATAGTGTTTATCGTCCTCTATGGACTGCTCTTTATCCCAGTTATTTTAGGGGCCTTATATATCCTTGAAACAGGGAAAAGACCTTGGGAGCAAATGCTCAAGCGGCTGCTTATTCCCGCTCTGTTGGTAAGTGTTGGCTGTGTTCTCGGGACGGGTTTGATCCCAAATTACAGTAGAGCCAACCCTCAGCCGATCACTGTTCAAAAAGTCTGGACGGAATCGGAAGGGGTTATACTCAGAGTATCCAGTACCGACACCCTCCCCAAGAATCTCCTTAAAGAGCTTGATTCCCAGGAGACCAAGGTTGGGGAAGACAAAAAAGTGCTTGAGTTGCCGATACCCTCTGAAAAAGCCCCCTTGCAGGCCAATGTCTCTGTCACCGACACCGGCGAGCGTCTCCTGAACTTCAAAATGGCTATGAAATATGGACGGGATCCCTATTTAGTAAGAATAAAACTGGAAAGTAAAAAACCCTTTAAAATTCAGGAGATGGATGATTTTGTTCCTATTGCCAAGCTGCCCAAAAAGATTGCTCTGGAAGGTAAGGAGCGCGATGGCAGCTATGCTCTGCTTCTGGAACGGACACCGCCTCATCAAGGGACAATACAGTGGAAGATCGCTGCCGAAGGTATCGTGAAATGCAGTATAGAAGTGGTGTTTGCCGATCAAACTCCCCGGTACAGCATCAATTTGCCTCATATCTCTCCTGACTATAAAGAAGTATATCAGGATGTTTTTGAATTCTAA
- a CDS encoding YkuS family protein → MYKKIAVEDGLTNVVQELHTAGFHTMPLEEEPLRNVSAVVVKGDGTDILAEEAQFHVPVVHASGRSAEEIVEILRDRLS, encoded by the coding sequence ATGTACAAAAAGATTGCTGTAGAAGACGGCCTTACCAATGTCGTTCAAGAATTACATACGGCGGGATTTCATACGATGCCCTTAGAGGAGGAGCCATTAAGGAATGTAAGTGCAGTTGTTGTCAAAGGGGATGGGACTGATATATTAGCGGAGGAAGCCCAGTTCCATGTGCCTGTGGTTCATGCTTCGGGACGGAGCGCTGAAGAAATCGTCGAAATTCTCAGAGACCGATTATCCTAA
- a CDS encoding FAD-dependent oxidoreductase — MTQKDKKGISRRDFLRNTGILAGSAVVGSTLLAGCSTPTNTANTPAPSTSEPQWDYEADVVVIGAGGAGLPAAVKAQADGASVIVVEASFDIGGHCAVSGGNLHSGAGTSVQKKHGIDDSPDQYYMDHTTDLTHVSRYNDRDVVRATANTMPEAFEFILANGVLVLDTPPTKGKSYLEGGTSPESVPRDLVTDVETVGWVNYLSNTGPKDGPLRRGIGVVRPLEKTLREKGGQFLMSYHMDKIIREGELTGRAIGVECSYNPTTLPGESSPLKNAYPNGNIETTKANVRIKARKGIIIATGGHTSNVNFRTMFDPRLTIEYDGVAGDPFSLQDASGEIAAMAIGAALGTLANQSREVGSAITQPAFLGCQYGYRNSAAATRPTSVIFPLIRATGIEYRTFEDAILVNALGKRFWNEEGATDNSFDYFAAALGSVIIDGSSPTDARRIGGPIWAIFDSEAVARRKLTVEPPYVDIDDGRFFVADTIEELAGKIVNKYYEDIKMDPKVLADTVARYNGFVDAKKDDDYGKKALEHKIAAGPFYAAWATPCLHDTLTGLRVNGDQQVIDLWGQPIPGLFCGGEASSGLSVHGLGRVITQGYIAGKSAAKG, encoded by the coding sequence ATGACTCAGAAAGATAAAAAAGGTATTTCCAGAAGAGACTTTTTGCGCAATACCGGAATACTGGCAGGCAGCGCTGTCGTCGGTTCCACTCTTTTAGCCGGTTGCTCGACACCCACCAATACTGCCAATACTCCCGCTCCGTCCACTTCTGAACCGCAATGGGATTATGAAGCAGACGTTGTCGTCATCGGGGCCGGGGGAGCCGGCCTGCCCGCCGCTGTCAAAGCTCAGGCGGATGGAGCCTCGGTCATAGTCGTTGAAGCCAGTTTCGATATCGGCGGCCATTGTGCAGTCAGCGGCGGCAACCTGCACAGCGGGGCCGGCACAAGCGTACAGAAAAAGCATGGAATTGACGATAGTCCTGATCAATATTACATGGATCATACGACCGATCTTACCCACGTTTCCCGCTACAATGACCGTGATGTTGTTCGAGCGACCGCCAACACTATGCCTGAAGCTTTTGAATTTATTCTGGCTAATGGGGTCTTGGTTCTTGATACACCTCCTACCAAAGGTAAGAGCTATCTTGAAGGAGGCACCAGCCCGGAAAGCGTCCCCCGCGATCTCGTAACCGATGTCGAGACCGTGGGCTGGGTGAATTATCTAAGCAATACCGGCCCGAAAGATGGCCCCCTGAGACGGGGCATCGGCGTTGTCCGGCCTCTGGAAAAAACCTTACGGGAAAAAGGCGGCCAATTCTTAATGAGCTATCACATGGATAAAATTATCAGGGAAGGTGAACTTACAGGCCGTGCCATCGGAGTTGAATGCAGCTATAATCCCACCACTCTGCCAGGTGAAAGCTCACCTTTGAAAAACGCGTATCCCAACGGCAATATTGAAACCACCAAGGCAAACGTCAGAATTAAGGCCAGGAAGGGTATTATCATCGCTACCGGCGGACATACCAGTAATGTAAATTTCCGTACCATGTTCGACCCTCGTCTTACTATAGAATACGACGGCGTTGCCGGGGATCCCTTCTCTCTTCAGGATGCCAGCGGAGAAATTGCGGCGATGGCCATCGGCGCAGCCCTTGGAACTCTCGCCAATCAGTCCCGGGAGGTTGGTTCGGCCATTACTCAGCCGGCCTTTCTCGGCTGCCAATATGGCTATCGGAACTCCGCTGCGGCTACGCGTCCTACAAGCGTTATCTTTCCTCTGATCAGAGCAACAGGTATAGAATACCGCACCTTCGAGGATGCTATTCTGGTCAATGCGCTAGGCAAGCGGTTCTGGAATGAGGAGGGTGCCACCGACAATAGTTTTGATTATTTTGCAGCTGCGCTGGGAAGTGTTATTATCGATGGCTCTTCGCCCACGGATGCACGTCGTATCGGCGGACCTATCTGGGCCATCTTTGATTCAGAAGCTGTGGCCCGCCGCAAATTAACAGTTGAGCCTCCCTATGTCGATATTGATGACGGGCGTTTCTTTGTGGCCGACACCATCGAAGAGCTGGCCGGAAAAATTGTGAACAAGTATTACGAAGATATCAAAATGGACCCGAAGGTACTGGCGGATACCGTTGCCAGATACAACGGCTTTGTCGATGCTAAAAAAGATGATGACTACGGCAAAAAGGCTCTCGAGCACAAAATCGCCGCCGGTCCCTTCTATGCGGCCTGGGCTACTCCCTGCCTCCATGACACACTGACCGGCCTCAGAGTTAACGGCGATCAACAGGTCATCGATTTGTGGGGCCAACCCATTCCCGGTCTGTTCTGCGGTGGCGAAGCCTCTTCCGGACTATCGGTTCATGGACTCGGCCGCGTTATTACCCAAGGCTACATCGCCGGCAAAAGCGCAGCGAAAGGCTAG
- a CDS encoding sigma-54 interaction domain-containing protein, producing MEMNDFVQMIQSGKINSQYFAKVGYERNRFLEGKEVDKAVVPREFIDSWQRCRAYGLAPYTLDYRDVDSAQKKELFQTMVRKYEFFLKNVFNIFDLNGYIFKLQTKEGISQFLGKSTLTFMDCSEEKGGTTSSCVCLHEDKPIIIFQPFYYRQAYIKHFFGELHGASAPIHNEQNKVIGALSLLTHKPEFSIQAYHLISQIAKLHDNLYLPIMLGYENQIGQIINCLPQGVALISEKNIIKFYNEKIADLLEIDGKKNPEHDLKKRLLKISKSRGADLEQSSYEIKDDFTNQTLKLVQLVEKSESGKQLGKVERNNDLFTFYQIKGSSPSIQKAKDTAEKIADTLVPVMIYGESGTGKEMFAQAIHSASNRAGSPFVAINCGAIPGELVESELFGYEGGSFTGALKDGKIGKIEAASGGTLFLDEIESMPLKDQIKLLRVLSAGKVQKVGSTTEISVDIRLISATKTDLLMQADEGLFREDLFYRISTFVINLPALRERKEDILLLAEEFSRRLQKKYDKFSVSMDQGFINALTAYKWRGNVRELEHAMEHAFIMLGRGTTLLPEHLSVKIQEAYQSRITEEVINETLEEENEHKFGLLALAEQKMIERVLDSVNGNISAAAERLGINRRTIHRKLQRKESSTTI from the coding sequence ATGGAGATGAATGATTTTGTACAAATGATTCAGTCCGGTAAGATCAACTCCCAGTATTTTGCTAAGGTAGGCTATGAAAGGAATCGTTTTCTGGAAGGAAAAGAAGTGGATAAAGCAGTTGTGCCACGCGAGTTTATCGATTCTTGGCAAAGATGCCGGGCCTATGGACTCGCTCCTTATACCTTGGATTATCGGGACGTGGATAGTGCCCAGAAAAAAGAGTTGTTTCAGACCATGGTAAGAAAATATGAATTCTTTTTGAAAAATGTTTTTAATATTTTTGATTTGAATGGCTATATATTTAAATTGCAGACCAAAGAGGGAATCAGTCAATTTTTGGGCAAATCCACCCTGACCTTTATGGATTGTTCCGAAGAAAAAGGAGGAACGACCAGTTCCTGTGTTTGCCTGCATGAGGATAAGCCTATCATTATTTTTCAGCCTTTCTATTATCGCCAGGCTTACATTAAACATTTTTTTGGTGAACTCCACGGAGCATCAGCTCCCATTCATAATGAACAAAATAAAGTGATCGGGGCTTTGAGTTTGCTTACTCATAAGCCGGAATTTAGTATTCAGGCCTATCATCTGATTTCTCAGATCGCTAAACTACATGACAATCTGTATTTACCGATTATGCTTGGGTATGAAAATCAAATAGGGCAAATCATCAATTGTCTTCCTCAGGGAGTTGCCTTAATTTCAGAAAAGAATATCATCAAATTTTATAATGAAAAAATAGCGGACTTGTTGGAGATAGACGGAAAGAAAAACCCTGAACATGACCTGAAGAAGCGTTTGTTAAAAATCAGTAAATCCAGAGGGGCAGATCTCGAACAAAGCTCTTATGAAATAAAAGATGACTTTACTAACCAGACGTTGAAGCTGGTTCAATTGGTGGAAAAAAGTGAATCGGGAAAACAGCTGGGCAAAGTTGAAAGAAACAATGACCTATTTACATTTTACCAGATTAAAGGAAGCAGCCCTTCCATCCAGAAAGCGAAGGATACGGCCGAAAAAATTGCCGATACCCTTGTGCCGGTGATGATTTACGGTGAAAGCGGAACTGGGAAGGAAATGTTTGCCCAAGCTATTCATAGTGCGAGTAATCGTGCCGGCAGTCCATTTGTGGCCATAAACTGCGGAGCCATTCCGGGAGAATTAGTGGAAAGTGAGCTTTTTGGCTATGAGGGAGGCTCCTTTACGGGAGCTCTGAAGGATGGCAAGATTGGCAAGATCGAAGCAGCTTCCGGGGGCACTTTGTTCCTGGATGAGATTGAAAGTATGCCGTTGAAAGATCAAATCAAGCTCTTAAGAGTGCTTTCCGCCGGCAAAGTTCAAAAAGTCGGAAGCACAACTGAGATTTCCGTGGATATTCGTTTAATCTCCGCGACGAAAACAGATCTCTTGATGCAGGCTGATGAAGGGCTATTTCGCGAGGATTTGTTTTATCGCATCAGTACCTTTGTGATTAATCTTCCCGCTTTAAGGGAGAGGAAGGAAGACATTCTTTTGTTGGCAGAAGAATTCAGCCGCAGATTACAAAAAAAATACGACAAATTTTCTGTCTCAATGGATCAAGGATTCATTAATGCCCTGACAGCCTATAAATGGCGAGGGAATGTGCGGGAGCTGGAGCATGCCATGGAACATGCCTTTATCATGCTGGGCAGGGGAACAACCCTTCTGCCGGAGCATTTGTCGGTAAAAATACAAGAAGCCTATCAAAGCAGGATCACCGAAGAGGTTATCAACGAAACACTGGAAGAAGAGAACGAGCATAAATTTGGATTACTTGCCTTAGCTGAACAAAAAATGATTGAACGTGTGCTGGACTCTGTCAATGGAAATATCAGTGCTGCTGCAGAACGTCTGGGAATCAACCGCAGGACAATTCATAGGAAACTACAGCGTAAGGAAAGTTCTACGACTATTTAA
- a CDS encoding Fur family transcriptional regulator, giving the protein MAAKQEEWKDEYQKICELLRHHSYKLTPQRQTILKAFLENEDQHLSAEDTFMMVKHNYPDIGLATVYRTLDLLAELGILQKNDFGDGRSRYEFNRKDEHHHHHLICIKCGNVSEFDGDLLESLEAEIEKRNGYQVVDHDLKFYGYCNKCKSTLD; this is encoded by the coding sequence ATGGCAGCAAAACAAGAAGAGTGGAAAGATGAGTATCAGAAAATATGTGAGCTTTTGCGTCATCATTCTTACAAATTGACCCCTCAAAGGCAAACGATTTTAAAAGCATTTTTAGAGAATGAGGATCAGCACCTGAGTGCGGAAGATACCTTTATGATGGTTAAGCATAACTACCCTGATATTGGACTGGCTACGGTTTACCGCACTCTGGACCTTCTGGCGGAATTAGGCATTCTCCAAAAAAATGATTTTGGCGATGGGCGAAGCCGGTATGAGTTTAACCGTAAAGATGAGCATCACCACCACCATTTGATTTGTATCAAATGCGGAAATGTCTCGGAGTTTGATGGTGACTTGCTGGAGTCTTTGGAAGCTGAGATAGAAAAACGCAATGGCTATCAAGTAGTTGATCATGATCTGAAATTTTATGGATATTGCAATAAATGCAAAAGCACGTTGGACTGA